From the Chionomys nivalis chromosome 18, mChiNiv1.1, whole genome shotgun sequence genome, the window TGATTCCTGTACTATACTCATTAGATTCACCTTTTCTCCTATATCCTTAGTAATTTTCATCAACATCTTTGGAGTGATGTTATGGTTTGGATCTTAAAGACCCCGCAAAGGGTCATATATTGGCTGCCTGGCCTTTGGCCAACAGTGCTGCAGGGACTTGGGAGGAACTTTAGGAAGGTGGGGCCTGGCAGAAGTTAGGTCATTGGAATTCTTGAAAAGGGAAGAGGGCCGTGCCCCTCCACTCTATGCAGCTCAGCCTTCAGTctaaaaggacagagaaaagagaCATGGACCGCAACCTCTGAACtgagcccaaataaatctctGAAGTTGTTTAAGCCAGAAATTTTAACATAACAGACAGCCGACTAGCACATGCAGTAAACTTCgtggttctgtttctctgaaaatgtATTTCATATTCAGTCTTCATTTTCAATGGTgatggagattgaacccagggccctgcaACTGTTAAAACATGTTGGACATTATTATCATCAGGAAAGTGCAGATTAAACTATAATGAGATGTCACTAATGATGAAAGACCGACAACAGCAAGTGCTGGTGAGGATACGATGCAAATGTAACTCTCAGATGTCGGTGAGACTGAAACCATCACTATGGAAAATACTCaggcatttattttgtttttgttttcaagacacgACCATGCTaggtagttcagactggcctgggTCCTCCTGTCTAAGCCTCACATGTGCTGAGGTTGTAAGCCatgtatcaccatccctgactttggCATTTCCTATTAAATCAAATGTACATTTAGCATATGACACCATTCCACTCTTAGACAGTTTATCAAACTGAAGGTCTCACTGGCTATTTTGGCCAGAAACTTCCTTCCCTCATAGGCCTCACCCTAGCGCAGCACTTCGTGCAGTGAGCTGTCCCCAGATGGCTCAGAGAACAAGAAGGAACTCTTTTAAACCAAAACTGAAAAGTAACAGCTCTCATTGTTACCAGTGTTTTCACTAAGCCTCGCCTGTCTTAAAGAGCATGAAGACAGGAGATTGACTCAAGTCCCAGTTAGAGGAACACATGTTCTTGTTCTTCACATGTATGCGACTCCCAAAGCACAGGCTGCATCCTCATGGCACCCAATGGCTgcttgagaagcagagacaatTCTCCAGGAGAAAACAAGCCACTTTGCTAAGCACGagtctcatttttaatttaagacaACTTTAAACAATCAAAACTTGGtcatggctgggcggtggtggcacaagcctttaatcccagcacccaggagacggGTGATCTGTGTGaattcgaagtcagcctggtttgctgagcaagttccaggatacccagggctgcaaaaaccaaaacaaacttgGTCACTATGCAGAAAGAGGAGCTACTTAACTCAGAAGAAATGTGCCCACCGAAAtgtgtgtttttaagaaaaattatttgtgtttaaaagttaaaggaaaatatatttgatgAACCACATCTCTTCTTGCTCCCATCATCATTAATTCCTTTACCCCTTCCTCAATTGCTTTTGTAGCCTCTCAGTATATTCTAGTTCTCCATCTTTCGTCTGCAAAACAAAATTGAACACCTCAACCGGGTGTGAAgatgcatgcctttgatcccagtacttgggaggcagatttttgagttcgagatcagcctggtctacatagtgactttcaggacagtcagggctatgtggagagaccttgcaaaacaaagaaacaaactaagCTAAAACCCTTTCGATCTGGGACAGTCATtccgttgggggggggggggagttttatCTCTCTTtcacaatttattttctttttctttctttcttttaaacgaTTACTTCAAATCCGGAGACATCTTAGTTAAATCCCGAGCTTTCTAATTATTCTCCGAGATCCAGGGTTCACTTGACACACATCCTTGTATCCCAATCAAATCTCGAAGTCTCATTTCTATTTAACTTCACAAATACTGTTTTCTAAAAGTACTAAATGAAGTCTCCCTTTGGCTTCAGTCGAGACTCACGCCAAAGATCTTACAATGACTGCACAGGAGAAGACCGATGGAAAGCAGGGTAAAGAATGCGACTCCCTATTTTGTGTAAAACGCAAGCCTCTACGGCCGCGGAGAGCACCGTGGAGGACGCGCGGAATCAGAGGCCGGCGGCGGCGATCCCTGTCTAAAACGGCACGCGAGCCCGAAAGGAACCATTCTCCCGAGCCGCAGTTTCCGCGGGGACGCGTAAGCGAGACCCTTGGGTCTGACGCACTTCCGAAGCGCCGGAGCCGAGGAAGCCGCGCTGGCTGCCGGGAATACAGAGTCGGGAGCATGGTGGTCACCAGGTCCGGGCGGTGTCGGACTTGGGTCCCAGTCGCGTCAGGAAGCTCCCAGCACAAGGTGAGGACCCCATGTTCCCCGGGTCTCCTCGCCGCTGGGCAGGAGAGACTCTGCCGGGTGGAGGAGAGCGAGGAGTCTCGGCGGGGCGGAGGAGGGTGAGAGCGGCACGAGCCTTGTGCGCATAACGCTGCGCTGTGTCGGCCTGGAACCGGGTTGCGCCTCGGGGTCTTTCAGGGCACTTACGAGCGTGTGGATTGCTTGCCTCTTAACTTCCTGTTGAGCCAATACCTGGGAAGATTAATTCCTGCCCCCGCTCCCGAGCCTCATTGGGGATGGGAGGGAGCATCGTTTTCACGTGGGGAGACTGGCGGTGGTCTCGCACCAACTCCTCTGGTATATTCAAGGCGGCTGTGGCGTCTCTGAGGGCCTCTGGCAGTCTCTTGCTGCCACACTCTTTATATCGTGTGGTAAAGGATGTAACGCAATCTTTCCTGTACATAAAAACCCAGGCAAACAGAATTCCCTTATACACTCCTAAGTGTATATACATTATATCTGCGCAATCAGTACTTAACTCCCCCGCCCCCTGGGCCTCTATAAATGATTTGGGTTCTTTTTCCCCTCAGAGTGGAGAAAATTCTCTTCAGTTTTGCTTTCTGAAGTCTAGGATGAAGCaagtaaaggaaaaaattatttcatcatgAGTTTAGCTTTGTTTCGTGCCTTATTAAGTTTTGCCTTTTGAGGTCCTGCTACATTTGCTTGCTCTTGTCCCTGCCGTATCTCAGTTATACTGTtgaaagaccccccgaaggatgtctttcttctggagagaccccctacccaaggaccagtcgagaccactcgtgcggatgcaaacagcaagaggatttttattctgtcatgacagggtccctcaggttcgggatatgaaggacatccacagctgttacagcccatttttaaagcaaaaagccacggggggggggggggcacgacaCGACATacacctgtaggttgtttttttaacttattggattggcttattcaaaaaggctattaccagtaattagctggagagtgattaccagatcagatgaggtaaagggaaacttctgaaggtcactttgccccttcccagggactaagtcaaaacatcagtaactgagtcaacacctaagggttatcatgcccctattcagggagatggaaagtttccaacatctcagtacgtgcatgcatagctgttatgtccttggttcccaggggaggtggggaagtactgagagtcatcagaaatgactttagatttttcttttttctttttttttttttttttgttttttttcgagacagggtttctctgtggttttggagcctgtcctggaactagctcttgtagaccaggctggtctcgaactcacagagatccacctgcctctgcctcccaagtgctgggattaaaggcgtgcgccaccaccgcccggctagatttttcttaaagttttacattttcttaaggttgagggggcttacaaatgcatttagagtctttcactgtttgtttttgctttgcagGGTTCTACTCCTCAAGGTATCGAGACACATCTAGAAAGCAAGAAAGATGACAGAAGTATTGCTGATTCACAGACAGCTGAGAAACAAAGTCCAGCCctctccagaaagaggaaaagtCGAAGTCCAGGGCCCCCAGCAGAGATAACAGAGCCGGCTACTGATGCGGAGGTCTCTGAAGCAGAGTCTCATGCTTCGGGGGTTACTTCTGTGTTTGAGGTCGAGGAGCCCATTTTAAGAATAACTAGGAAGAGGCAGATCGTAAGCGCACCCACGCCAAAGTCCAGTGttaagaaaaggcagaaaaccCCTCAGTATGAATCTCTCGATGAAGGAATGGTTTCTGAAGCAGAATCTCACGTTTCAGGGGTTTCCATGGTTGTGCCTTCCACAGaaagaagcagcagaagaaataAGGCTAAATCTCAGCGAGATTCAAGACCACAGTCACAGGCAGAAGCCGTTTCTGATACTGAGTCTTCATGCTCAGACATTTCGTCATCTGGGGTCGCACCCAGAACAGCCAGGAGCATGCAGAGGAAATTAGAGGCCCAAGCTGAGAAGGAAGGTGCTGAGCTTATACcaggaaataaaaagcaaagcatgGGTACCTCTGTGAACTCAGAGGCCTCTCAGTTACCAGCGAGAACACATTCTCAGGTTGATAGGCCAAGTTTCTCTAATAATGAGACTGATGACTCCATCCCCAGAGGTTCAGAAAAAAAGCTAACACCACAAAACCACCAACATTTGCATATACAAGAAGAAAAAGCCAGTGTTGCATCTCTTACAGAAATTAGGAAGGAGAATTCTAAGAGTCTGGATGAAGAGGACGCCAAAATAATGGAAGACAAAGAAATTACTGAGAAGGATTCCCAGTTGACTCTTTCTGAAGTTCAAGACACCAGCGTTCGGCAGTCAGTTTCTCAGAATCATTCAAGCACCCCAGGCAATAAAGCCACACCACAGCCTTCAAGTCCCCAGCGTGAGGCTCTGATGAAATCATTAGAGCACAAGTTTGCAGTTGTGAAAGTCGCGAGACTGAATGAAGACAGAGTGGGCAGCCTAAAAATGAGTGACATGGCCCAGTCCAGTGATCACGGGGATGGCAACGACGACGAGTCCACAAGTGCAGGTGACTGTGAGAACGAGGACGGCCAAAGTGACGTGGGTCTCAAATCTGATACCAGACCCTGGAAGTCTGAAGTCAGCATGTCGCAGGATGTAGATAGTTCTGTTCTGTTATTTCTTAGCAGTGATGAAAGCCAGCAGTCTGAAAACAGCGAGAACGAGAAGGACACTGTGTGTTCCATTGGAAACAGTGGCCAGAAGGAGTCTTCAAGCGAAGACGTGGAAGACACTGTATGTGGTAGTTCCCTCTTTGTAATCGATAGAACTCCAGGGTTGAGCGCTGACAAACAATTTTACCTGGAAGACAAGGCCCCGAGTGAAGTTGCtgttgaggaagaagaggaggaggaagaagaagaaggtgaaaATACCGAAGAATCATCAGACAGCGATGAAAATAAAGATGAGTCTAGTGATGAGGAAGATTTATTAAATAACACAAAGTCAAAGCTGTAAGTACTGCCTTTAAAAGTAAATAGGCAAGGGCATGCTGAGGATTAAACCTGTGGCCGCAGCCCTTTGCCTCTGAGCTATACCCAACCCCCAAGataatttttattagtatatattatttataatgttTCAGTATGATGTTTTCATTCTTGTGTGTATACAGTGAGTTTTGAAGTGTAATTACCCCTTGTATTCTTCATCCCCCTTTCATTCCCACTGATACCCCTTTTCCCAGCTAGTCTCTTTCTGCTTTAGTGACTTTTGGGGACATAGGTGACCCAATGAGTTTAATTGCTTATAATTAATAGTATAGGTGAGGGGTTATTTATAGGATCGTGGGAAGCTTACTAGTGCTGTACCATTgaaaaaaatgcctcttcctcCGCCTGTAATCATTACTGCCTAGAGGTCCTCAGGGAGAGGTGGGGCATCATGATTTCCTGGACCCTCTATTTCAGAGTGTTGACTGGTCCAGTCGTATTCCATAGGTGATCAAGAGTTGCTATCAGTTCCTGGTACAACTACCATGACATACCCAGAGAACAGTATTCCATGTCGATGCTCCCtgcccctcttctgcagtgttccctgagctttggaaGAGGAGGTATAGATGTCCCATGTAGAAACGAGCACCTTGAGATTCTTAGCACTTTGAAAGTTCCGAATCTTAGTAGTAACTGCTGCCcactacaaaaaaataaataaataaataaaagcatctcACCATACCTGAACATAAACCTAGATATttagaaggtattttttttttaatgaattaagcATGTCTAGCAAAAAAAGTAGGCGCTTCCTCACTAGCACCTGTGACCAACCACAGGCTTCTTTTTGATGAGGTGTACAGAACCAAGTATAAATTCCTGTAAGTGGGCCTCAAATTCATTTAGAAGTGGTTGGTTACCCCTTTAACAGTGCTCCAGTAGGCAGGCATAGCTTTTCTGGCAAGTCAGCAGTACAGTCCCCACCTGGGTCAGACCATTGATAACTTCCCACAACCTGTATAGTCTTCCAACACTATAGAAGTTAGCCAACAGGATTCCAGTTCAGTTGCCAATTGATTTCTGTGTCCTATAGCCAAAGCCTGTGAGATCTTCAGCAGTAGggtcttttgatttttcaagacagggtttctttatgctcctggctgtcctggaactagctctgtagaccagactggccttgaactcacagagatttgcctgccgctgcctcccaggtgctgggttaGTGGTttgtgtcaccactgccaggctagcAGTAGAGTCTTAACATCTAGTTCGTGGGAGGCCATCAAGAATCGTGTTGATAGCCTCTTGTTTTAAGGGACCTTAGGGTGTGCAACACCATGCCTGGTTAATTTGTTTGCTtggctctttttgttttttaaaaaaacatactcCTTCCCACATTAAACCCAATATGCATTCATGATGGGAACCACTGCCAAGACACTGTTAATAGGAAGACTCCACTTTTCAGTGGAGGCTCGTGTACTTTGGACTACACTACATGGTTTATGGGAATGATCAGAGAAGAAACTGGCTTATAAAAAGGACTCTTGGTTATTTAAGGTAAAAATTCTCACTATTAGGATAGGAGCCGAGACCGGATGTGGAAGAGGCGGATCTGGAGTATGCcgtctttttttctgcttctccagGCTTGGTGCTCATTGCCAACTGAGATGTAGTTAGAAACTACCATTAACTCATCCAGCAAGGGAGTCTGTTTTTTTTCACCCATGATCTCTCTGTAGCTTGCTTTAGACCAGAAtgtgcaatcctcctgtctcagtcctcTGAAGACTGAGATTATAGTCCTGTACCACACTTGGTACAGGTCTGCCTAGGAAAGAATCTAGAATTGGGAATTAATTTCTGTTAATTTCAGAGTCAGAGCTAGTCTTTCTTCCTAGAGACATAGTGTGTCTTTCTGAGCTGTGTCCTCCCGTGTGTGAAGTCAACTGAATGACTTTTCTTCAAGTTCTTTATGAAATCTGTGTACATGTTATTTGCTTAATCCTCTTAGAAAATCTGGGTATCTTCTCTAATGGTGTTGATTTATTATTCATCCTTGACTTTATTCTGAGTGAATGTATGAGATACACATTTATTGAGTGTTTCAGGGACTGCACTGTAAATTAGGaactctgtgtacatgtgtgatttTACCATGCAATCTCATTCCCATTTTGTCTTAATTGATCTTTAAGTGAtatttctctttcagtctgaagttgACAAGTAGCAGTATAGACCCTGGACTAAATATCAAGCAGTTGGGTGGcttgtatattaatttcaatgtAGACAAACTGCAGCCTCAAAAGAAAACCCTAACACAGatcaaggagaaaaagaaaaatgaggtaaGCTTATGAACGGTCTCATCCTCTTTAGTCCTTGGAACATTACTGCTTTCCCTATGGCAAACTATATTTTCTGTTGTGCTCTTTTTCCCTCTTGTtaaaaaggttgtttttttttatggaaGGGGTTTTATCTGTAAGAGGATacttgagccgggtggtggcacaagcctttaattccagcacttgggaggaacattcatttctttgttttgtgtgcatgtatgtgtagaaCACATTTATGCTGTGGTATACAGAGGAAGACTAGAGGACAATCTGCTGTAGCTGTGTGTCCCTACCCTATGGGTTCCAGGGAGCAAGAGCAAGGCCAGgaggtttggcagcaagtacctctTTAAAGTGCAAAAAACATTCAGAAACATAGTAGTAAATTTGCctacacaaaatttaaaagcctaaattttaaatgtttaaatggggaagaaagataaaaaataattttgtattttcttagcTTCTGCAGAAATCTGTCATTACACCTGACTTTGAAAAAAACTATTGTGTGCCACCATATAGTGAGTCGAAGCATCAGATTCAGAAACAGCGCAGGGTAAGTAGGACTCACTGTTTGGATTGTTCATGCGTGCTTTGCCTCTCTGTTTCCAGGGTGTGTAATGCTGTGATCATGCAATTAAGCTCTGGCTATGTATTCATCTATTATAGATAGGACCAGAGTTCTTAGATACTAAGGGCCATCAAATGTGGTTCCATCAATGTGTTTAGTGTGACTTTTCACATCTTTGCACACAAATACAGTTTTTGGTTTCGTTTGTTTTTGTGCTTGGGAGTGAAATCCTGGGGTCTTGTACATGAGGTAAGCATGTGCCTTGCCACTGACATGTGTCTTCCACCCCCAAATACAGCTTTTGACAATACACCTTAAACAGTGACAGTCAGCACAGGCTCACCATCCATGTCATTTAGGTTTTACACGTATCACTGAAGCCTAGGCGCTCTGCTACACAGAGTTAATACCACCAACTCAAAACTCTGGTTCATTGGTCTGGCAGACAAGGGAATGGAACAGTTTAACAGTGGAAGCAAACCCTGCTATTTTACTATTTGAACTTCAAGGCAGTTCCAAAAGGTGCTAATAACGCAGTACTGGATATGGCAGACACCAAAGCATTTTGGATGAATGAAACAAAATGCTTAGTAGAGTTGTCAAAAGAatagtaattttgttttattttgaatataaCAAAGTTCTGGACTTATTAAGCATTAAGTTAGTTTCTCAGACCCTTatctgaataaaaaataatacttatATAGTAGCtcctaaaataaaatgtttttatacatTATCTCTTGTATGAGGTCTTTtagacaaaaaaacaacaaaaaaacggAAGCTGCCTGTTCCTTTCCCTTAAGTCATCACCAGCGAACCATCATTTATAAAGCTGatgatgctttttgttttgttttgacttaatACTTTTTATAAGGATCCTAGAGATAAGTACTTTCTGTACAGTTGGGGTTTTTGctctttcttcaattttttttcgattttttttttttttttttttttttttttttttttttttgagacagtatctcatctGTCCTGGGTTGGCTGaacagaggatgaccttgaacttctcatcctctggGGGTACACATGTACATTATTACACCCAGCTCATGTCATGCTGAAGAATAAGCACCAAGGCTTCATGCATActgggcaagaactctaccaactgagttctatccccagcccTATTAAATGCCCCTTCCCAGAGTCTGAATGGGTAGCCCAGGTTGGCATCTTGAATTCACAATCATCCAACCTTAATCTCTCCTAAGTATTGAGTTCACAGCTATGTTCTACCACCCCCAAGTAATTCACACAATTTTCTGTTGCATAATTTTAGGGGAGGGCACCTTTATTGCACAGTAGGGAGTGTGTCTAATTTTAGGAGGAATTAGACTCTCTACTCTTAAAAGTCAGAATGTttattttggggggctggagaggtggcttggtggtcaagagcactcgctgctcttacagaggaccaaagtttgtttcccagtacccacatcaggcatCTCCTAACTGCCTTTACCTCCAGCTCAGGAAATCTTCACTCTCCtcacctccatgggcacctacatacgaatcttttttttttttaattttatttttaaaacttgtatttcaGAAAGAGCGACAGAAGACAGCCGGTGATGGTTGGTTTGGCATGAAAGCTCCAGAACTGACAGATGAACTGAAAAATGATCTCAAAGCACTGAAGATGAGAGCAAGCATGGACCCAAAAAGATTttacaagaaaaatgacagagATGGCTTCCCTAAGTACTTCCAGGTATACAGAGTACTGGTTATGTTGTGTGGGAACAGCACAGCAAAGTAAGTGAGAGCTTACTTATGCACAGCAGGCCAGTGGTCAGTGTCTGCTTAGGCTTTATCATGACGCTAACGCAGCTCATCCAGCCAATGGGTCCTCGAAAGGGGGTAGGGTTAAAAATGgtagctgggatcaaaggtagtTCTCTTAAACTCACCGAATTTTTGTATCGGAATGTATTGCTAGTACTAACCTAAGAGCAAGAGTTCATGCAGCATGTAGACAGAAAGGAAATTCTGTGTTCcgttcctttccttttccccagaCAGATGGTAAAAGTCATTCAAAAGTTGCTTTTCCGTGTCTCCCAATGAGTGAGCAAGTTGGTCATCTTTCCATTCTTCAGCCCTTTCTGCTTATGTGGCTCTTTATACGTTTCTCAGTCTCTTTCCCTCTGGCCTCATGTAGCTAGTGTGGATGCAGAGTAAGAAGGTCCAAAGGAAGTGATCCAGATTACCCCAAAGGTCACCAGGAATTACTCAAGTTTCTCAGAAgtataacatgaaaaaaaatatgtaaggaAATTACAGATTATAACACTAGCTACTCTGCACACAAACTAGCTTGCCACCCCTATGTTATTGAGCCCTCTTCAGCCTTCTCAGAACATGAACCAGCTTTCACTGTTCTCCGACTTGACTCTACCTGTAGAGAGCCAAGCTAAAATACTGTCTTTGTCATTCTTACCTCCTTCGGTCAACCTGGTCCCTAGGTCTCCAGAGTATAgtcttttgtctgtgtgtattgtTTGTACTGTGATGATTTTTAGTTTCTGCATTAAGATTGTAGCTCCTTACTGGCATGGACTAGACGGCCTCAGGCCTTGTTTTCCCATCACCTAAGCACATAGTAGTCGTCCTGTAAACGTCAGTCAGTTGAGAATAAATGGAGAACCTTTACTAAACAGGTTCTAGGTTGGCAGTGTTTATGCTAACCTCTAAAATAGGCATATAGAATTTACATGTATGTTATTGAATTAAAAAGCACAATTTATATTACATTGTGCTATTCATCATGAATTCACTGTTGAGCACTGAAGGACTGGACCTACCGTGCTCTGATGGGAAATGCCACCGTAGCACCAGTGTACTGGCTCCTGGGTGGTCTACATGACTTGAAGACAGGCGTGATGGGGGCTCATGCTGTCTGTTCCTTTCACAGAAAACCTTTAGACCTACAGTGACATATGAAGTGACTTAACATCCACATGCTAcattatttatttctcaattttcttAGATTGGAACTATCGCTGATAATCCAGCTGACTTCTACCATTCAAGAATTcccaagaaacaaaggaaaaagactatTGTGGAAGAACTGCTGGCTGATTCTGAGTTCAGGAGGTAATAACAGTTTACTTTATGTGTGCCTTTTTAAAATACACGTAAGTTTATAGGTTTTCAGATTACATTTTGGTGACTGTTTTTATGAgaataacaaagcaaaaataatttaGTATCTGGAATAGTTAAAGTTAGATTCTCATCTATTTCTGCCAAACTGTATGTGTTCTGTATCCTTCAAACTGCACATGTTGCCGCATGAGAATGTGGGCGGCGGGGTGGGGTAATTAATGCCTTAGTGTTCCTGTGAGAACACTTCTTACCTAGCAGACCTCTGATCTGGAGAGCAGACTTTGAAAGTCAtaactctttgttttttttctatggGGGGCAGGAGgcagttgagacagggtctctcactgtgtagttctgactgccCTGGATCAGAGATCACCtggctttgcctcccaagtgtgccagcacacctggctttGAGCTTCTAAAAAGTCGttaatactgctttcattaaGTAGAAATTGTTCTGCTttgtcttttttgtgtttttatcccACATTTATACCCAGATCCAACACCACCTGGTAAATACAAACTGGTTGAGAAGTTCAGTATGTCCAATGCATAAGAAACTGAGAAAGGAAGGTTGTGAGTTCGTGATCAGCCTAGGATGCCTAGGATGCTCAAGGCCAGCCACTGCAAGACACCATCTCAAAAccttaaaacacatacacacacccctgaGGACAGAGACCATTGCTGTCCTCAACCTCCTGACATTTGGTAGCAATGTGATTTACACAAGACAATTTACACAATGCGCAGAGCGTAGTGAGAGTTAGTGCCTCCCTAAGGCTATATTAACTGCTCATACCTGATATACCTCTTAAATTATTGTGCTTTAGGATTAGAGataaagtttgttttttcttttcagatttaaCCGAAGGAAGTATTCAGAAATCATGGCTGAAAAAGCAGCAAATGCAGCAGGAAAGAAGTTccggaaaaagaagaaatttcgCAATTAAAATCTACAATGCAAGCCATAACATTTTATAGGTCCCCTTTATTTGCTGAAGGTCATcacataatttatataaataatgtataaatatttagtGATTTCTTTTTGGAAATAAAGCTGACTTTATTTTGACAAAATCAGTCATGTGCCTCTTGGAATAAAAATAGGTG encodes:
- the Dnttip2 gene encoding deoxynucleotidyltransferase terminal-interacting protein 2 encodes the protein MVVTRSGRCRTWVPVASGSSQHKGSTPQGIETHLESKKDDRSIADSQTAEKQSPALSRKRKSRSPGPPAEITEPATDAEVSEAESHASGVTSVFEVEEPILRITRKRQIVSAPTPKSSVKKRQKTPQYESLDEGMVSEAESHVSGVSMVVPSTERSSRRNKAKSQRDSRPQSQAEAVSDTESSCSDISSSGVAPRTARSMQRKLEAQAEKEGAELIPGNKKQSMGTSVNSEASQLPARTHSQVDRPSFSNNETDDSIPRGSEKKLTPQNHQHLHIQEEKASVASLTEIRKENSKSLDEEDAKIMEDKEITEKDSQLTLSEVQDTSVRQSVSQNHSSTPGNKATPQPSSPQREALMKSLEHKFAVVKVARLNEDRVGSLKMSDMAQSSDHGDGNDDESTSAGDCENEDGQSDVGLKSDTRPWKSEVSMSQDVDSSVLLFLSSDESQQSENSENEKDTVCSIGNSGQKESSSEDVEDTVCGSSLFVIDRTPGLSADKQFYLEDKAPSEVAVEEEEEEEEEEGENTEESSDSDENKDESSDEEDLLNNTKSKLLKLTSSSIDPGLNIKQLGGLYINFNVDKLQPQKKTLTQIKEKKKNELLQKSVITPDFEKNYCVPPYSESKHQIQKQRRKERQKTAGDGWFGMKAPELTDELKNDLKALKMRASMDPKRFYKKNDRDGFPKYFQIGTIADNPADFYHSRIPKKQRKKTIVEELLADSEFRRFNRRKYSEIMAEKAANAAGKKFRKKKKFRN